From Woronichinia naegeliana WA131, the proteins below share one genomic window:
- a CDS encoding mechanosensitive ion channel produces the protein MLGYLFVSSPFLVPAIAQSSLGAANPLPQPSITPQPLPSNLPFPRPYPVMLDGETVFNFFGDIPGIPVAPRVKRVIKNLENVAKDYSLSPDDIRLFSVEGVRIIGTETDAIVSFINADAKAANLPLDKLAQDRLQDIRNAIIQYRERRKPSRLLWGTIEAIAVTIVVLLIFRFLGFLFPQIYQAINQRREILFRPLHIQRWQILSAEQEAGIFFTGLRVFRWAIILSILYFYIPLVLSFFPLTERLAKKVLASFYQAINTVWSAFVGYLPNLFVLLLVVFLAYYTVRLCRPFFKALENQTIHLRGFYPEWAQPTYKLVVFLVIAMAAAIIFPYLPGFDSPAFQGISLLIGALVTVGGASTIANLLGGYIMIYTRAFQLGDRISVDSYTGIVIEKTILSTRICTPNNEIVTIPNSSIVASSIINYSASLRDIQKPLVLHTTVTLGYDLPWRKVHETLINAALATQDILEEPAPCVWQTSLDDFYVSYELRASTAQAIRIKEIYAELHQNIQDKCNEVGIEIMSPHYTALRDGNQSTMPENYLESDYQAPGFRVQPLNSIINNILPQPKGDRSPHQPLDS, from the coding sequence TTGCTCGGATACTTATTCGTTAGCTCTCCCTTCCTAGTTCCGGCGATCGCCCAAAGTTCTCTAGGAGCAGCAAATCCTTTACCACAGCCATCCATCACGCCTCAACCGCTGCCATCGAATCTTCCTTTTCCCCGTCCTTATCCCGTCATGCTAGATGGGGAAACAGTCTTCAACTTTTTCGGTGATATTCCTGGGATTCCAGTGGCACCAAGGGTTAAACGAGTTATCAAGAATTTAGAAAACGTAGCTAAGGACTATAGCTTATCTCCTGATGATATTCGTCTTTTTTCAGTGGAAGGAGTACGAATTATCGGTACAGAAACAGATGCCATTGTCTCGTTTATTAACGCTGACGCAAAAGCAGCTAATTTGCCCTTGGATAAGCTGGCTCAGGATCGACTACAGGATATTCGCAATGCCATTATTCAATATCGTGAACGTCGTAAACCGAGTCGTTTGCTTTGGGGAACAATCGAAGCGATCGCTGTAACAATCGTGGTCTTATTGATTTTTCGATTTTTAGGGTTTTTATTTCCACAAATCTATCAGGCCATTAATCAGCGTCGAGAGATTCTTTTTCGTCCTCTTCATATTCAACGGTGGCAAATCTTATCGGCAGAGCAGGAAGCCGGAATTTTTTTTACTGGATTACGAGTATTTCGCTGGGCAATTATTCTCAGTATTTTATATTTTTATATTCCTCTCGTTCTTAGCTTTTTTCCTTTAACAGAACGCTTGGCAAAGAAAGTTTTAGCCTCTTTTTACCAAGCAATTAATACTGTTTGGTCAGCGTTTGTTGGTTATTTACCGAATTTATTTGTTCTTTTATTAGTTGTCTTTCTTGCTTATTATACCGTTCGTCTCTGTCGTCCCTTTTTTAAAGCCCTTGAAAACCAGACTATTCATCTACGGGGATTCTATCCTGAATGGGCTCAACCAACCTATAAGCTTGTAGTTTTTCTGGTCATAGCGATGGCAGCAGCAATTATTTTTCCCTATTTGCCGGGGTTTGATTCGCCTGCTTTTCAAGGAATTTCTCTGTTAATTGGGGCCTTGGTAACGGTTGGAGGAGCCAGTACAATTGCGAATCTTTTGGGGGGTTATATTATGATTTATACCCGTGCTTTTCAATTAGGCGATCGCATTTCGGTAGATAGCTACACGGGAATTGTAATTGAGAAAACCATTCTTTCAACACGAATTTGTACTCCTAACAATGAAATTGTCACCATTCCCAACTCTAGTATTGTGGCTAGTAGTATCATCAATTATTCCGCCAGCCTCAGAGATATTCAAAAACCCCTTGTACTTCATACAACGGTGACGCTCGGTTACGATCTTCCCTGGCGTAAAGTTCATGAAACCCTGATTAATGCGGCCCTAGCCACCCAGGATATTTTAGAAGAGCCAGCCCCCTGTGTTTGGCAGACAAGTTTGGATGATTTCTATGTCAGTTACGAACTACGGGCTTCTACGGCTCAAGCCATTCGTATTAAGGAAATTTATGCGGAACTACACCAAAATATTCAGGATAAATGTAATGAAGTCGGGATTGAAATTATGTCTCCCCATTACACCGCCCTTAGGGATGGCAATCAAAGTACAATGCCTGAAAATTATCTTGAATCTGATTATCAAGCTCCTGGGTTTCGAGTTCAACCCCTTAATTCGATTATTAACAATATTCTGCCTCAACCTAAAGGCGATCGCTCTCCCCATCAACCTTTGGATTCCTAG
- the gatC gene encoding Asp-tRNA(Asn)/Glu-tRNA(Gln) amidotransferase subunit GatC, whose amino-acid sequence MLDQEQVHKIAHLARLEITPEEEIQFAGQLSSILDYFEQLSELDTTDVQPTTRAIELNNITRPDVRVLYDHREDLLKQAPEPEGDFFRVPQILSSDED is encoded by the coding sequence ATGCTTGATCAAGAACAGGTTCACAAGATTGCTCATCTAGCTCGTCTGGAAATTACGCCAGAGGAAGAGATTCAGTTTGCGGGACAACTCAGTAGTATCTTAGACTATTTTGAACAATTGAGTGAGTTAGATACGACAGATGTACAGCCCACTACTAGAGCCATTGAGTTGAACAATATTACTCGTCCAGACGTTCGGGTTCTCTATGACCATCGGGAAGATTTACTCAAGCAAGCTCCCGAACCAGAAGGGGACTTTTTCCGGGTTCCCCAAATCCTCAGTAGTGATGAAGATTAA
- a CDS encoding peptidase: MQNLLFRAFRKYHRTLAIILCLPLLLTVITGMLYTILVEWLAMGDAAELLLGLHTLEIIHLDKFYPVLNGLGLVGLLVTGMTMTNLFKKRPAINRNPE, encoded by the coding sequence ATGCAGAACCTACTATTTCGAGCTTTTCGGAAATATCATCGTACTCTGGCAATTATTCTTTGCTTACCGTTGCTCCTAACGGTTATTACTGGGATGCTTTATACTATTCTGGTAGAGTGGTTGGCAATGGGGGATGCGGCAGAATTACTATTGGGATTGCATACCTTAGAAATTATCCATCTAGATAAATTCTATCCAGTACTGAATGGCTTAGGACTAGTGGGATTACTGGTGACAGGGATGACAATGACCAATCTTTTCAAAAAACGTCCTGCCATTAATCGAAATCCAGAATAG
- a CDS encoding 2-oxo acid dehydrogenase subunit E2 — protein MIHDIFMPALSSTMTEGKIVSWVKSPGDKVAKGETVLVVESDKADMDVESFYEGYLAIILVEAGQEAPVGSAIAYIAETQEEIALAQQKGGSSAATPPTTTKSVPTPEVAPLPAIAAPIAETTISNGNGRIVASPRAKKLAKEFSVNLNTLKGSGPHGRIVAEDVEKAAGKTPTIAAPVVSAPVVTTPKAAPVVTPTITPGETVPLTTFQKALVQNMVAAMQAPTFRVGYTITTDELDKLYKQIKAKGVTMTALLAKAVAVTLKKHPIVNASYSDAGIVYHPSVNVAMAVAMPDGGLITPVLQNADQMDIYSLSRRWKELVERARAKQLQPEEYNSGTFTLSNLGMFGVDRFDAILPPGQGGILAIGASRSQVVANDQGLIGVKRQMMVNVTCDHRVIYGAHAAAFLQDLATLIETNAQSLTL, from the coding sequence ATGATCCACGATATTTTCATGCCTGCTCTCAGTTCTACCATGACCGAAGGAAAGATTGTTTCCTGGGTAAAATCGCCTGGTGATAAGGTAGCCAAAGGTGAAACGGTGCTGGTCGTAGAATCGGATAAAGCCGATATGGATGTGGAGTCCTTCTATGAGGGCTATTTGGCGATTATTTTGGTAGAAGCCGGTCAAGAAGCCCCTGTGGGTAGTGCGATCGCCTATATTGCCGAAACCCAAGAAGAAATTGCCCTAGCTCAACAAAAAGGCGGTTCCTCGGCTGCCACACCCCCAACTACAACCAAGTCAGTTCCCACTCCTGAAGTGGCCCCTCTGCCAGCGATCGCTGCTCCTATAGCAGAAACCACTATTTCCAATGGCAACGGTAGAATTGTCGCTTCCCCGCGTGCTAAAAAATTAGCCAAAGAATTCAGCGTTAATCTTAATACTCTCAAAGGTAGTGGCCCTCACGGTCGCATTGTGGCCGAAGATGTGGAAAAAGCTGCCGGTAAAACCCCTACTATTGCGGCTCCAGTGGTCTCGGCTCCCGTTGTCACAACGCCCAAAGCTGCCCCCGTTGTCACTCCGACTATCACCCCAGGCGAAACCGTTCCTTTAACCACTTTCCAAAAGGCTTTGGTACAGAACATGGTAGCGGCCATGCAGGCTCCGACTTTCCGGGTTGGTTATACCATTACCACCGACGAACTGGATAAGCTGTACAAGCAAATTAAAGCCAAGGGTGTAACTATGACGGCTCTGTTAGCGAAAGCAGTGGCTGTGACGCTCAAAAAGCATCCCATTGTCAATGCGAGTTATTCTGATGCGGGAATTGTCTATCATCCCTCGGTCAATGTGGCAATGGCGGTGGCGATGCCCGATGGTGGTTTGATCACACCCGTATTACAAAATGCTGATCAAATGGATATTTATTCCCTATCTCGTCGTTGGAAGGAGTTAGTGGAGCGGGCGCGGGCTAAACAGTTGCAACCGGAAGAATATAATTCTGGAACTTTTACGCTGTCTAATCTGGGGATGTTTGGCGTGGATCGTTTTGATGCCATTCTTCCCCCTGGTCAAGGTGGTATTTTGGCGATCGGGGCTTCCCGTTCACAAGTCGTTGCTAATGATCAAGGTTTGATCGGGGTAAAACGTCAAATGATGGTCAATGTCACCTGCGATCATCGCGTTATTTATGGTGCTCATGCTGCGGCTTTTCTACAGGATTTAGCGACGTTGATTGAAACTAATGCCCAATCTTTGACGCTTTAA
- a CDS encoding carbohydrate ABC transporter permease, translating to MFSFVKTFGIYLLLGVMALLMLFPLLWLLGTALKSPTENIFGSPLQIWPEQATLANFLAVLQNYPFGRYLANSTIVAVLTVGFNLFFCALAAYPLARLNFRGRDSFLAVIVATLMIPFQIVMIPLYILTVQFGLRNSYLGVIFPGLASAFGIFLLRQAFQAVPKELEEAARIDGCTELGIWWHVMIPAICPSLVTLAIFVFIGAWSDFLWPLIVLDQPDYFTLPLGVAKLASALDFDWRLIAAGSIISIAPIIVLFIFVQRYIIPTDAGSGVKG from the coding sequence ATGTTCAGTTTTGTCAAGACTTTCGGAATATATCTGTTGCTAGGGGTTATGGCCCTGTTAATGTTATTTCCTTTACTCTGGTTACTAGGAACTGCTTTAAAATCGCCAACGGAAAATATTTTTGGTTCACCTTTGCAAATTTGGCCGGAACAAGCGACTTTGGCCAATTTTCTGGCAGTTCTGCAAAATTATCCCTTTGGTCGCTACCTAGCTAATAGCACAATTGTTGCTGTTTTAACTGTCGGCTTTAATCTATTCTTTTGTGCTTTGGCGGCTTACCCCTTAGCTCGACTCAATTTTCGAGGACGTGACAGCTTCTTAGCGGTTATTGTTGCTACCTTAATGATTCCTTTTCAAATTGTGATGATTCCGTTGTATATTCTAACGGTGCAATTTGGCTTGAGAAATAGCTATCTAGGGGTGATTTTTCCAGGACTAGCGTCTGCTTTTGGGATTTTTCTGTTGAGACAAGCTTTTCAGGCGGTTCCGAAGGAATTAGAAGAGGCTGCTCGTATTGATGGTTGTACGGAATTGGGCATCTGGTGGCACGTGATGATTCCAGCCATTTGCCCCTCCTTAGTCACCTTGGCGATTTTTGTGTTTATTGGTGCCTGGAGTGATTTTCTCTGGCCCTTGATTGTTCTAGATCAGCCCGATTATTTTACCTTGCCTTTGGGGGTGGCTAAATTGGCCAGTGCCTTGGACTTTGACTGGCGGTTAATTGCCGCAGGTTCGATCATCTCGATCGCGCCCATTATTGTTTTATTTATCTTTGTACAGCGTTATATTATTCCGACGGATGCGGGAAGTGGGGTAAAGGGGTGA
- a CDS encoding Eco57I restriction-modification methylase domain-containing protein, producing the protein MVNFGSPRQSLNKAFLKVNPVGNEVNHFVQNLLALLGNIQESESEEFHKNLISDFLKKSYYDSRYFINTKARYDLVIHTGKDSSSAVGVILELKSPTNKTEMPKPEQLNGKALQQLLFYFLQERVTGKNLELKHLIITNCYEWFVFDAHEFERCFANDKVLLKTFEEFMAGGLTGTRTDFFYQNIAKPAIAQVIDRVKFTHFDLRDLENLDLIDLYKFLTPEHLLKLPFVNDSNSLNKPFYNELLYIIGLTEVKDKGKKLIGRVKEGDRQAGSLIENAISRLESLGKLSRLSKPEEFGDTDEERLFNVALRLSINWINRILFLKLLEAQLIKYHQGDLDSIREFAFLNLEKVKSYNDLDGLFFDILAKEENKREKDVKDTFANIPYLNSSLFELLEIEHETILMGNLKDRALPIFGATVLKDSNGNRRSGNINTLKYLFEFLSAYRFDRDESEDSQEDSEKLINASVLGLIFEKINGYKDGSFYTPSFITMYMCRETIRRAVVQKFNEVKGWNCEKIRDLHGRIEDKMEANAIINSLKICDPAVGSGHFLVSALNEMIAIKSELRVLLDKEGMSLRDYRVEVRNDKLLVYDDEGKLFDYRPNNAERQRVQETLFHEKQTIIEGCLFGVDINPNSVNICRLRLWIELLKHAYYRVDGKLETLPNIDINIKEGNSLISQFGIDVDLKLILFQQKNQSLINEYKNTVKSYFSATVSIEKHNIRNNMKKQKANLKNCLKQTHKESKKLKSLRKKLEDMMQQSTLPVIDPNEVAKDITKLRSEIKKLEQVEKEKTAQKDEIYSNTFEWRFEFPQVLNDDSDFVGFDVVIGNPPYIRQEEIKELKPFLERNYQCYTGVADLFVYFYELGLNLLKPNGHLTYISSNKYFRAGYGEKLRQFLTDSTTIYNLIDFGDYPVFEEAIAYPSIITLSKAKPENNQVQALSWDEAKKQDIAQFATILEQDGLRILQANLKPDGWRLESSQNFDLLTKLRNIGRPLGEHVNGALYYGIKTGLNEAFVIDRATRDRLINEHPSSSKVIKPLLRGRDVKRWCVDYQDLYLIFTRRGINIKNYPAIEKYLSQYRDRLTAGVEGGRKAGSYEWYEIQDNVAYWQEFEKSKIVWGNLATSPQFALAPVNSYVCAPANLIVSENNNYLLAILNSKAAQYVISQNAALRQGGFLEFKPIYVSQVTIPAATESQRTAMEKLVQKCLDAKKGDPKADTNELEQAINALVYQLYGLTEEEIKIVEGER; encoded by the coding sequence ATGGTAAATTTCGGGTCTCCTCGTCAATCCCTTAATAAGGCATTTTTGAAAGTTAATCCTGTTGGCAATGAGGTTAATCATTTTGTCCAGAATTTGCTTGCTTTGCTGGGAAATATTCAGGAGTCAGAAAGTGAGGAGTTTCACAAGAATCTGATTAGTGATTTTTTGAAGAAAAGCTATTATGATTCTCGGTATTTTATTAATACTAAAGCTCGTTACGATTTAGTTATTCATACGGGCAAAGATAGCAGTAGTGCGGTCGGTGTGATTCTGGAATTGAAGAGTCCGACCAATAAGACAGAAATGCCTAAACCAGAACAGCTTAACGGTAAGGCTTTACAACAATTACTGTTCTATTTTTTGCAGGAACGGGTGACAGGTAAAAATCTTGAGCTTAAGCATCTTATTATCACCAATTGCTATGAGTGGTTTGTGTTTGATGCTCACGAGTTTGAACGCTGTTTTGCGAATGATAAAGTTTTGCTTAAAACCTTTGAAGAGTTTATGGCGGGGGGATTAACGGGAACTCGAACTGACTTTTTTTATCAGAATATTGCTAAACCAGCGATCGCCCAGGTGATTGATCGCGTTAAGTTCACGCATTTTGATTTGCGGGATCTGGAGAATCTGGATTTAATTGATCTGTATAAGTTTCTTACGCCAGAGCATTTGCTCAAGTTGCCTTTTGTTAATGATAGCAATAGTTTAAATAAGCCTTTTTATAATGAGTTGCTGTATATCATTGGTTTGACGGAAGTTAAGGATAAGGGCAAGAAGTTAATTGGACGGGTGAAGGAAGGCGATCGCCAAGCTGGTTCTTTAATTGAGAATGCGATTAGTCGTTTGGAGAGTTTGGGTAAGTTGTCGCGCTTGTCTAAGCCTGAAGAGTTTGGTGATACGGATGAGGAGAGGCTTTTTAATGTGGCATTGCGGTTGTCGATTAATTGGATTAATCGCATTTTGTTTTTGAAGTTATTGGAAGCGCAGTTAATTAAATATCATCAAGGCGATCTAGATTCTATTCGTGAATTTGCATTTTTGAACTTAGAAAAAGTCAAAAGTTATAATGATCTTGATGGACTGTTCTTTGATATTTTAGCGAAAGAAGAAAATAAAAGAGAAAAAGATGTTAAAGATACTTTTGCAAATATACCTTATCTAAATAGCTCATTATTTGAGCTACTAGAGATTGAGCATGAAACAATTTTAATGGGTAATCTCAAAGATCGCGCTTTGCCTATTTTTGGAGCAACTGTTTTAAAAGATAGCAATGGCAATAGACGATCAGGGAATATAAATACTTTGAAGTATTTATTTGAGTTTTTGAGTGCTTACAGATTTGATCGGGATGAGTCTGAAGATTCACAAGAGGACAGTGAGAAGTTAATTAATGCGTCAGTTTTAGGTTTGATTTTTGAAAAGATTAATGGTTATAAGGATGGTTCTTTTTATACGCCGAGTTTCATTACGATGTATATGTGCCGCGAGACGATACGGCGGGCGGTGGTGCAGAAGTTTAATGAGGTGAAGGGCTGGAATTGTGAGAAAATCAGGGATTTGCATGGAAGAATTGAAGATAAAATGGAGGCAAATGCAATTATCAATAGTCTCAAGATTTGCGATCCTGCGGTGGGTTCGGGACATTTCTTGGTTTCAGCTTTGAATGAAATGATTGCGATTAAGAGCGAGTTACGGGTTTTATTAGATAAAGAGGGTATGTCGTTAAGGGATTATCGAGTGGAGGTACGGAATGATAAGTTATTAGTCTATGATGATGAGGGGAAGTTATTTGATTATCGTCCTAATAATGCGGAAAGACAACGAGTACAGGAGACATTATTTCATGAGAAGCAGACAATTATTGAGGGTTGTTTGTTTGGGGTAGATATTAATCCCAATTCGGTAAATATTTGTCGTTTGCGGTTGTGGATTGAGCTTTTAAAACACGCTTATTATCGGGTTGATGGGAAGCTGGAAACTTTGCCAAATATTGACATCAATATTAAAGAAGGAAATTCTCTAATTAGTCAATTTGGTATAGATGTCGATTTGAAATTGATCTTATTTCAGCAGAAAAACCAATCACTGATAAATGAATACAAAAACACAGTAAAAAGTTATTTTAGTGCTACAGTCTCTATAGAAAAGCACAATATTAGAAATAACATGAAAAAGCAAAAGGCGAATTTGAAAAATTGTCTAAAACAAACCCATAAAGAATCCAAAAAATTAAAAAGCCTGCGTAAGAAGCTAGAAGATATGATGCAACAATCAACGCTTCCAGTTATCGATCCCAATGAGGTTGCCAAAGATATTACCAAATTAAGATCTGAAATTAAGAAACTGGAACAAGTGGAGAAAGAGAAGACTGCTCAAAAAGACGAAATATACAGCAATACTTTTGAATGGCGATTTGAATTTCCTCAAGTTTTAAATGACGATAGTGACTTTGTCGGATTTGATGTTGTAATTGGTAATCCGCCTTATATCCGTCAAGAGGAAATTAAAGAATTGAAACCATTCCTAGAACGAAATTATCAGTGTTATACGGGTGTTGCGGATTTATTTGTTTATTTCTATGAGTTGGGCTTAAACTTATTAAAGCCAAATGGTCATCTAACATATATTTCTTCTAATAAATATTTTCGGGCTGGCTATGGTGAGAAATTACGCCAGTTTTTGACGGATTCAACAACTATTTATAACTTAATTGATTTTGGGGATTATCCTGTTTTTGAAGAGGCTATAGCCTATCCAAGTATCATCACTTTAAGTAAAGCCAAACCTGAAAATAATCAAGTACAAGCTTTGTCATGGGATGAAGCTAAAAAACAAGATATTGCGCAGTTTGCAACAATATTAGAGCAAGACGGTTTAAGGATTTTACAAGCAAATTTAAAGCCTGACGGTTGGCGTTTAGAATCTTCTCAAAACTTTGATTTATTAACTAAATTACGAAATATTGGCAGACCTTTAGGAGAGCATGTAAATGGTGCATTATATTATGGAATTAAGACAGGATTAAATGAGGCTTTTGTTATTGATCGCGCAACCCGTGACAGATTAATTAATGAGCATCCTTCGTCATCAAAAGTAATTAAACCTTTGTTACGTGGTCGTGATGTTAAAAGATGGTGTGTTGATTATCAAGATTTATATTTAATTTTTACAAGACGAGGGATTAATATTAAAAATTATCCAGCAATTGAAAAATATCTTAGTCAATATAGAGATCGACTAACTGCTGGCGTAGAAGGAGGACGTAAAGCTGGTAGTTATGAATGGTATGAAATTCAAGATAATGTTGCGTACTGGCAAGAATTTGAAAAATCTAAAATTGTTTGGGGCAATCTAGCAACCTCACCTCAATTCGCTCTTGCTCCAGTTAATTCGTATGTTTGCGCTCCTGCTAATTTAATTGTTTCAGAAAATAATAATTATTTGTTAGCAATTCTAAATTCTAAAGCAGCTCAATATGTAATATCTCAAAATGCCGCGTTAAGACAAGGAGGATTTCTTGAGTTCAAACCAATTTATGTTTCTCAGGTTACCATTCCTGCCGCAACCGAATCACAACGTACAGCAATGGAAAAACTTGTGCAGAAATGTCTTGATGCTAAAAAAGGCGATCCTAAAGCTGATACGAACGAATTAGAACAGGCGATCAATGCTTTAGTTTATCAACTTTATGGCTTGACAGAAGAAGAGATTAAAATAGTAGAAGGGGAGAGGTGA
- a CDS encoding photosystem I assembly protein Ycf3 has translation MPRTQRNDNFIDKSFTVMADIILKILPTNKKAKEAFVYYRDGMSAQAEGEYAEALENYEEALTLEEHPNDRSYILYNMALIHASNGEHERALGYYQQAIDLNPQMPSALNNVAVIYHYQGERAKEMGNEDEAESLFDKAAEYWKQAIRLAPNNYIEAQNWLKITGRSEIDVFF, from the coding sequence ATGCCTAGAACTCAACGGAACGACAATTTTATTGATAAGAGCTTTACGGTGATGGCGGATATCATTTTGAAAATTCTGCCAACGAACAAAAAAGCCAAGGAAGCCTTTGTTTATTACCGTGATGGTATGTCTGCCCAGGCGGAAGGGGAATATGCGGAGGCTCTGGAAAATTATGAGGAGGCTCTCACCCTAGAGGAGCATCCCAATGATCGTAGTTATATTCTCTACAATATGGCTCTGATCCATGCCAGTAATGGGGAACACGAACGGGCCTTGGGTTACTATCAACAGGCGATCGATCTTAATCCCCAAATGCCTTCTGCCCTTAATAATGTGGCGGTCATCTATCACTATCAGGGGGAGCGGGCCAAGGAAATGGGCAATGAAGATGAGGCTGAATCTCTCTTTGATAAGGCGGCGGAGTATTGGAAACAGGCGATCCGTTTGGCTCCGAATAATTACATTGAGGCTCAAAATTGGCTGAAGATTACAGGGCGATCGGAGATAGATGTGTTTTTCTAG
- the uvrC gene encoding excinuclease ABC subunit UvrC: MPKTESSAALIQSPDRLEARLQEIPADPGVYLMRDRLGEILYIGKAKKLRTRVRSYFRESQAHSPRIALMVQQIAEIEFIVTDTEGEALALEANLIKQHQPRFNILLKDDKKYPYVCITWSEDYPRIFITRKRRLGAAKDRYYGPYVDTRLLSQTLQLIKRVFPLRQRPKPLFKDRPCLNYDIGRCPGVCQKLITPEDYHQTLQKIAMIFQGRTQELTQKLQQQMEAAAENLRFEQAALIRDQLLALNSLNADQKVALPDDTVSRDAIALAREGAYCAIQLFQIRAGRLIGRLGFFVEGEELESGAILQRVLEEHYSQVESVEIPKEILVQYSLPDEEILANWLSDRRGRKVNLINPQRQGKADLIDLVEKNARYELERTQRQAEQHLQSLEDLAAILDLAVLPKRIEGYDISHIQGSNAVASQVVFIDGIAAKQHYRHYKIKNPVVTIGHSDDFASLAEVISRRFKRYLDPQTSREDFPDLVMIDGGKGQLSAVVAVLEEMNFLEQLTLVSLAKQREEIFVPGASQSLNTDPEQAGVQLLRRVRDEAHRFAVTFHRQQRLANSRRSRLEEIPGLGFQRQKQLLAHFHSLDYIREASLKQLQEVEGIGKQLAAEIYHYFHPVT; the protein is encoded by the coding sequence ATGCCAAAAACGGAGTCATCTGCGGCTCTTATCCAGTCACCCGATCGCCTGGAGGCACGTTTGCAAGAAATTCCGGCGGATCCGGGTGTTTATTTGATGCGCGATCGCCTGGGAGAAATTCTTTATATTGGTAAAGCCAAGAAGCTACGGACTAGGGTAAGGTCTTATTTTCGGGAGTCCCAAGCCCATAGTCCGCGTATTGCGCTCATGGTGCAACAAATTGCTGAAATTGAATTTATTGTCACCGATACAGAGGGAGAGGCCTTGGCTCTAGAGGCCAATTTAATTAAACAACATCAGCCTCGCTTTAATATTTTATTAAAAGATGACAAAAAATATCCCTATGTTTGCATTACCTGGTCAGAAGATTATCCTCGTATTTTTATTACTCGCAAACGTCGTTTAGGAGCAGCCAAAGACCGTTATTATGGCCCCTACGTGGATACTCGACTACTGTCCCAAACCCTGCAACTAATTAAGCGAGTCTTTCCTCTGCGTCAACGTCCCAAACCGCTCTTTAAAGATCGTCCTTGTTTGAATTATGACATTGGTCGCTGTCCAGGGGTTTGTCAAAAATTAATTACGCCCGAAGATTATCATCAAACCTTGCAGAAAATAGCCATGATTTTTCAGGGTAGAACGCAAGAGTTAACCCAAAAATTACAACAGCAAATGGAGGCGGCCGCAGAAAATCTACGCTTTGAGCAGGCTGCTTTAATACGGGATCAACTATTGGCCTTAAATAGTCTCAATGCCGATCAAAAAGTGGCGTTACCGGATGATACGGTGTCACGGGATGCGATCGCCTTAGCGAGGGAGGGAGCCTATTGTGCCATTCAATTATTTCAAATTCGGGCCGGTCGTCTGATTGGACGTTTAGGTTTTTTTGTCGAGGGTGAGGAACTGGAGTCAGGCGCGATTTTACAACGGGTTTTAGAAGAACATTATTCCCAGGTAGAATCAGTGGAAATTCCCAAGGAAATTCTGGTTCAATATTCCCTACCGGATGAAGAAATTTTAGCCAATTGGTTAAGCGATCGCCGAGGTCGAAAAGTTAATCTTATTAATCCCCAACGTCAGGGTAAGGCGGATTTAATTGACCTAGTAGAAAAAAATGCCCGTTATGAATTAGAACGAACTCAACGGCAAGCAGAACAACATTTACAATCCCTAGAGGATCTAGCCGCAATTCTGGACTTAGCTGTTTTACCTAAACGCATTGAAGGCTATGATATTTCCCATATTCAAGGTTCTAATGCGGTTGCTTCCCAGGTGGTTTTTATTGATGGGATTGCCGCCAAACAACATTATCGCCATTACAAAATTAAAAATCCAGTTGTTACCATTGGTCATTCCGATGATTTTGCCAGTTTAGCAGAAGTCATTAGCCGACGCTTTAAACGTTATTTAGATCCTCAAACTAGTCGAGAAGATTTCCCTGATCTGGTCATGATTGATGGGGGTAAGGGCCAATTATCGGCAGTGGTTGCAGTTCTAGAGGAAATGAATTTTCTAGAGCAATTAACCCTGGTCAGTTTAGCTAAACAACGGGAAGAAATTTTTGTCCCTGGAGCATCTCAATCCTTGAATACCGATCCTGAACAAGCCGGTGTCCAACTTTTGCGCCGAGTTCGAGATGAAGCCCACCGTTTCGCTGTCACCTTCCATCGTCAACAACGACTAGCCAACAGTCGGCGATCGCGGTTAGAAGAAATTCCGGGATTAGGCTTTCAACGGCAAAAACAACTATTGGCCCATTTTCATTCCTTAGACTACATTCGAGAAGCTTCTCTAAAGCAATTACAAGAGGTAGAAGGCATTGGCAAACAGTTAGCAGCAGAAATCTATCACTATTTTCATCCCGTAACTTAA